DNA from Daucus carota subsp. sativus chromosome 1, DH1 v3.0, whole genome shotgun sequence:
GAAAAGGCCAAGAATGATGAAAACAGAAATATCTGTTATCTTGGTGCCGAAGGGTTTACTGGATTGGCCTTGGAAGTGGCTAAAAAGATGGAAATTTAGACTGTTGCATTCTGTCCTGCATCTGCCTCAACTTCTGTCATGGCACGGAGTATCCCTAAACTGATTGGGGATGGAATTATTGACTGCAATGACTAGGTCTTTCGTATAACTTCCTGTGAGAACTCACTACACCATATTTGGCCTGTTGCAACATCAAAAGTCAATAATGTTACAAAAAATGTTGCTGTAGGCAAAAACTAGCTACCCTTTTGcaatattttctgaaaatattacctaaaattgaaaaatgttgCATGCCTGGTAATTTTTTCAGAGATCTAAAAATTTTGATAACAATTGTAACACTTTGTCAAATGTTACAATAGTTTGCAACATTTTTGTAAACTGAAATCAAAAAAATAGGCGGGCTTTCTATATTTTTGTTGGCGCGGTACAAACCAAACTCACAAAATAAATCCCAAAACCAAACCCCCCATAAGAAAATCCTCTCCCTTCTCCCGCTACTGTCTTTCCTCTCTTCTCTCACACTGCATATATTCAATATCAATGAAGGTAATCGTATCTTTGTCCTAATTCATGTCATAATATTTCGATTAGGGCATTCTGTTCTTATTTTGTGCTGTTTAGAGCTTAACTTTTTTAGGGTTTTGTATCTTCTTTTCTGTCATAATTTGTTCGATTAGGGTAAGATTGGAGAGTTATTAGTGTTGCTCTGCATCTTACTTCAATTAGATCTCTGACTATTTTGTTTGCTATTTTCCGGGTAAATTCTTATACCTAACTTTGATTTATCAAGTGGGTTGtgtttatttgtatttatttgttgtgaagtttgagtttttttttgttaatatttgtgGGGTTTCATTTAAAGGCATTATTTTGGATTTTGGGTTCGCTTTTTTTGGTGTTTATGTGgctttgtttttgaattttaggTTTTTCACAGTGATTATGTAATTGGGTTTGGAGGGAGTGAGATGTTAAAACTTGGGTCTGCATTGGGAAAGGGATTTGTGGAGTTTAGTGAGTGGAATTTGAGACTTGGGTGTTTGTTTGTGGTGGATTTTCAGTAGGAATTCAGAAGAACTCAAGGGCTTTATGTGCATTGTATGTCATATGATCTCCTATTGGTACTTCTTAATTACTTTGTTTTCAATTATTCTGCTGAACTTTAAAGTTGTCATCTGGTCTATAGATGTAGAAGGTACTTTTTGATATGTGAATGCTTTTTTTCCTTCTAGGTATATAAAGCAGTTGCTAATATTGTTGGTTCATATTTCAGATGGTTCACGGCTTTCAAGACTAATGTTAGATCATTACGGTAAGAATAGTTTAATGTTATATTTCAGTTGCAAAAGAATCATTATAAGGCTGGTACTTATGTCTAACAATGCCTGTGttttatattgatataaaaCTCGgcaacatatatgatatatgcaGTAATACATTTATCTTCATCTACTACATTAATAATCAATAACCTTACTTTGCTTTGTGCCTAGTACTATGGACACATTATTCTCTATTTGCACTTTCAGATTATTTTTTGCATCAGGAATTTCCAAATCAATGTGTTCAAATGCTTGTGCCTTGGCATTGcgcgaattttgtgaagaagcaACCATTGTAATGTTTGAGCCTTCAGACATGGAAATACTGATATGGATAGGAGAGGTTTGTTACTTTCCTTGATGATCTCTTTAGGCGTGAGTCAAGTGGAAATATTGATGTTTAACATCTTAAAACAGAGACCTTTTAACGGATAATTTGCAAATGTATCAAAATCTATGTTCTCAGAAGCATGATAATCTAATTCTGTTGACATGCTTATTTGTACT
Protein-coding regions in this window:
- the LOC135150818 gene encoding uncharacterized protein LOC135150818 — its product is MCIVCHMISYWYIKQLLILLVHISDGSRLSRLMLDHYGISKSMCSNACALALREFCEEATIVMFEPSDMEILIWIGEIPTATSFSPVVQNISYIHEDSLRRNEFGCS